In Besnoitia besnoiti strain Bb-Ger1 chromosome I, whole genome shotgun sequence, the genomic window GAAAAAACCGTCAAGAACTGGCAAAAAGGTGGTGACCTCTGTTCATGAGTGAGAGACAGAACGTGCCTAAACAGAAAACCCCGAGAGGTAGGAAAGCCGGACTGCAATACCAGAGCAAGTGATGAAAAAAAACAGGGAGTGAACCCAGAAGGTCTGCGGacgaaagaggaggagaaatCAGGACACAGTTACAACAATGAGCAGGAACGGAACAACCGCAGAGCAGAAAACTCTGTTCTCCGGGGGAAATCGAGGAAGAAATCCCCTTGGGTTGCTGGTGCTTGAACAGTCGTAAGTAAGAAAACGAGTGAGAAAGTCTTGGTAACCCACGGGAGGCCACGCACGTCGTAAAAAGGCTCACCTCTTCTCCCCCAAAAGCGAGATTCCCGGTCCCAGATGTGGAGAGCGGAGTCGCCTCTCGCTAAATTAGGGAAAGAAATCCAATTAAATCAGACGGAAAAGGACCCCCGCGCCCAAAAAGGAGCGAAATGTCGCTGGTTGGTTTCTCGTGACGACCGAGTTTTTGCGACAGCCCGGAATtggcgcacgcagagcagTCTACACAGAAGGGAACCAGTAGGCGTAGTAGTGCCCAGGTTTCATCGCCTTGCGAACCTTCTTGCAAAACATGTTTAACGCGGCAGAAATATCCGCCACCAGCCCTTTGTTACCAACAGATGTCTCTATCTCACGAGCAATGCGAAACGTGCACGCGTGTGCAGGCGGTGAAGGCCGAGGAAAGCCCACAAGGCTCGTCTTCCGCAGCTTTTCTCCTCAACGGAAAGTGCGTTTCAACCTTAGCAGCGAGCGCCCAGGCATGTGacgtctcttctccctccttcgccgccccccctccgctcCACCCCACCCCAGGGTACACCCTGCCGTTGTTTCACGAGGAAATCCGCACGCGGAGGGCCTGTCGCCATCGCAAAGCGGGCGCGAccctctcgcgcggagggTGACGCGACGGCTAGTCTTCGGAAACGAACAAAAAGGATATTGCCGACTGGGATCGCTCATGCAGAATGCGCTCCCGCCAAACGAACGCAGACTCCAAAAGACTAACCGGGACAAGAAAAGACCCTTCGTGGTTGGCTCTCCGAACTGCGAGAGATTTACAGGCGATGAGCGTCCTACAGACTATAGACCACATGAGCAGTAGCGTGGAGCTCTGTTGACGCAGCGTGACGCCTTGAACCGATCGGGGAAGACTTGGTGGCGCTTTGGCGTGAAGGCAAATATAGCCCGGTTTTGATAGATGCAAAGGCTTTTCCAGTCAAAGCATCCGAATCGACCACAGACGAGCGGTGCTCCAGGCACAAGCTGTAGAGCTTCTATATGTAGCCAAATGGGGAGTCTCCTGCCGCGGCACCCGGCACACCAGCCAGGCACGGCCCCCTGCAAACACGATTCAGTTGAGCCCCGGGACTTCCGCAATGAGCGCAGCAACAGAGTAACCGTACCATAACGACACTCTTCTAGCATTCAACGCAACTAGGCTTCATCTGTTCGAACATATTGTTGGTCGCGCCCCCTGGCCTCAGAATGGTCGCAGTCGTCAGAGTTTGAAGGCTATCCAAAAGAATGCTACGGAAGCCGTAGCCAAGGTACTTTCTacgagcgcgcgaggcgctgcaccAACACTGCCGCGGTAAGCGATCTATTCGCTCAGGACACAGAAGAGTGTGTGGCCTGACGGAGCGAAGGGCGTCGAAGCCCCAGGAGGTAAGCAGGCGTGACCACGCTACACCAGCCAGTAGTTCTGCGGTGTGCGAGTCAGACAAGGACGTCCACGTCCGCTGTCATTGAAGACAGTGGAAGGACCTCGTCCTTTCCCGAGTACTGGATGGACAGTCAGAACGAACGGGTTCTGCaggtcttcgccgtctctcgtCACTCCATTCCACACAGTCATAGGGCCCATATGCCAGAAGTGCCGCGATGATACGGTTGCACTGGCGCCAGCGCACAGCTTGCTCTGTGTTTTTTAGACCCCAGCACTTTGCCTGTCGTTCTCGTGTGCTTCCCGGGGTATGCCAAGAAGTACACATGGGGCCGAGCAGCGAGCGCAAACGCGCGCGTCATCCCCCCCCTTTGTCAGCGCAAGGTGTTTTGGCAAATCTGCGGCCCTCTGCATGTTTTGTTTCCCGTTAGGGCGAAGGCAGCAACGCTCAAGAGTATCTGGTTCCAAGTGCTCCATTGGGGCTCCTGGTATCGCCGCACTCCCCAGCATCGGCGTGACTCACCACCACGCCtgctcctctgcagctcgtACGCGCCAGTGTGTGAGACACAGCGCATCGCTCGGATGCAGTTGTTTATGTTCAGCACTCCTGTTGTAGCCCGGATGGTCCGAGACGCGAATCGAAAGTGCGTAGTAATGCAGACAAAGAATGCTCTCTCTGGAGGCAACCCACTTTCACCTCAGAAGGCTTGCCACCGTAAGTACCGCATTGGGCTCAACTCACCAGACCAGACCTTCTAGTCGGTGAGCTGTGCTGCCAAGTCTTCCCGCCTCAGTGTGTCGGTACGGCGTCAGTTCTATCAAGTGAGTACCCGGGCGCTGTCGAGGGTATAGGTCCGTGGCAGGAGTAGCCAAATCACATAATCGGAATCATGTACACCGACAGCCGTAGTCATACGCTCGAAACCGTTTGAGTACACGCACTGCGCTCCTGAACTCGCCGGACGTCTCTGCTCAACTGCGTCATTGCAGGATATGTCAATCGGGCACATACATGTAACATTGTGTGCAAGGCAGCACCCGTATACAAAGCAGTTTGCTCTTACTGCGTGATAACGGAAGCCGTCCTCATTGCGTTGTTTCCGTTGTTTCCGCAGCACTGCCGGTCTCTTCGCGGTGAGCACCATCTTTGTTGGGCTACGTTAGTCGAAATATGATACACCGACGCAGAGCCCGTGAGATTGACGTACCGCATCCCCGCCGTCGAGGATGAACGAGAACTGCTGGCGCGGGGTCTCTGAGAACAGACACCGAGGAATCCCTTGTCTTCCCGAGACCGCTCATAGTAAAGGGGTAATGCGTCGCTTTTAGACTCAGTGCACTTAGGAAGGGGTGCAATAAGGATACGCCTTGCGGTTCCTTTTCCGTTGCCTGCTGCGCTTGTACACCGTTGGTCGCCACAGTTATCAATGGATCTGAAGCTCACGGACTGCTGGGTCGACGGAGTCGTTCGGTCACCCGCGACCTTCAAGTCGCGCCACCTTGAACGGACTCGCGAAGCGTACGGCTCGGTCCGAGATTGTCGGTTGGCGGCGTCTctgggagggggggggggagacaACTCGACAGCTCACATACGCCAGCTCGTCGCGAGGACGGGAACAAACAACATTGCTGTTTCAAGTTGACTTAGCCAACTAGTGTTGTCTAAATATCTTTGGAGCCACTTTCTGGTCGGTCCGCGACGTGGATGGTAAAGCGTTTGTTGGAGAACAAGAACGATGGAGTGGGGGGCAGTTTCAAACCTCCGGACCGGAGGGGTAATTGCTGTATTAATTTTTTGCGGGGTCACTTCTTTCCACGTCGTAGCGTCGTCCGTTCCAGGAAGTTCTCCCTACATTCCTGAACATGAAACCGATATCCCGCTGGGTGATAGTGATGTATTGAGTTCCCTAGACACGACCGGGTCCGGAACTCTTCAcagtgcgccggcgccgcaagAAGCAATTGAAGAGGACCGGCAGCCAGACGGCGATGGCAGACTAACGGCGGAGCGCGGTGCGGGCGCCGAAGTCCCCAGCACGAAGAGGTTGGTAGGAATCGGTGTGAGTAGCGCTCTGGCGTCGGCTTTGTTCTATCTTCTCAGCCGGGGTGCCAGACAGGCTTCCGAAAATGCATGGTTTGTTTGGGAAGAGGCCAGACCTGCCACGGCGTACGCCACAGTGGCCGAGGCCTTGTTGGCAGCGACTCTCTTCAGTGCTATTGGGGGCGCTTCAGCTGTGGCACAAGGCGTCCATAAGCGGCGGCAAGAAGCaaagcggagacggcgggaACAGCTCCGGAAAGAGGCACACGCGAGTCTTGTCGAAGACAGGGCTTCTGTTACTGCGACCAGTGACACTATCCCTGCACCAGAGACGGCAGATGGTAGGATGCCAGAGCTTGAGCTAGTTGAAGAAAACCGGCGAAGCTGGATCAGCCCCACGCAGCGGAGTAGGGTAACCCACAAACCACCAGGAAACGCGGCAGTTGCCAGCACATTGTTGCTaggcctcgcagccgcggcaggcggagcgGGCGTCACGCTTcaacgccgccagccgctaAACTACTCGTCTATTGAGGGAAATGCACGGAAGAATGTGGTTGCAGGTCTGTTCTTCGGCACTGCAGCTGTATCGCTTTACCATCTGTTCCGGCAACTCAGGGCGCGaagagctgcagcgagaaaCACAGCAGACAAAGCGTGAATCCCTCGGTGCTAGGGAAGTGAGGAATCTGTCGTCGTCGATCCGAAGGAAGAGTCAGATCGGAGCAGCATGGCAATGCGAGcctgaggggggggggggggggtcggaCGCGCGATGGCGGGTGTTTGCTACATGGAAAAACTCAGCCGCACTTGGAAGGGAATTTCACATTTGTGACCCTCCTTGAAAGTAAGAGCGGGGGGACTTCACCGAGTTACCAGCGGCGACAGcctcgcggacgacgagacgGCCAAGTGCGGTATGGTATCTCGCCTGCTAGCATAGCTGCAGCGCAGGGTTTCACCTCTTCTTGCTCACCCTTCATGTAGTTCCAGGAGGAGCAACCAGTTGTATGCATTTCACAACACAAGCAAGCTTTAGTGTCGCGGCGAACACTTTGCGTTTTATACTGTAAGCATTCTTGCGTATTTTTTACGGCTGGCTACATGAAGGCGAGATGATCGCGAGTTGTTGCACGTCAGCGCCGAGGGTCGATCGCGTGAACAGCGCAAGAGGACTCACGGCTAAGGGAGTGATGTCAGAAACGCCGTCCGCCGGCCCGAGTATGACGTGTCGGGGGTGCACGCATCACACATCAGGTGTCATTCTCTCTGGTTTTCTTCTCGGCAATTTCCTCTTTTTCAGAGTGCGTGGCATCATAAGACCCGATCTACCACCAGGGGGTTGACACGCGCTTGAGCCAATTCAGGGACGCGTATTTCCTGAGCGCACGGGAAGAACTTCGTGCCATAGTGACACGTAATTTCGTACCTTTGGCAGGACTCATGAAGTTCTCAGCGGCGACCACCCCATACGGGCGCATGGGGCACGCGGCAACGCAGGTCTAGTTTCGTTCCTGCCTAGGAGAAATCCGACATCCGTGTGGTGTAGGGTTCCATACCTACGACCGCCCAGTCTGATATCGCAGAAATGCCGTCCTTTCAACGCAGTACTGATCGGCACTCCCCAGTTCCAGATGAAGCAGGTCAAGTGCTTGATACCCGACTAAACAGGCCGCTGCCCGTGCAGTTTGCAAAACTGAGCCAGACCCTGGTCCGCCACTTCCTCCTTAGTTGGAAGGAGAGTGTTAGTGTAAGAGGTACATGGCGCCTGCACGCAGAAACTGTGAacgccccctccccccgaaGTCTTGCTTCTACAGTACATAACGACCGGGCCTCGTGAACCCGAGCGCGTCACATTCCCTCGTGCACTTTAAAGGCCTACTTAATACCCTCTGGGGGCCGTAGATCCTCCCAGGGTACCTGTTACGCTTCACGTTTGTCAGGATCTGTTTCTTTCGCTCGTCAGCAACACGATACACGGGAGTTGGCAGGGGGGGGAACGTGGGGGACAGGCCCCTCCTTGACAAGCTCTGTAGTACAGTCTACGCACAATGCCTCGTTACAGCATCGAGGCCAGGTGCTGGATCCGAGCCGCGGACATCACTGCACCACGCGACTGTGATACGGCTGACAGACTGGCTCAAGAGAAGGATACTATATTTCAGTGATGTACACCGCTGTCTGAGAACAaacgggcggcgcggcagcatATGAAAAAAAGGAAGCAACTTCCAGTCAGGCGGCCCCATTCCGCATATGCCGTATCACGGAGTCTGCATTGCAATGAAGACGTCATTTTCCACACCGGCTTTGAGAATAAGAAAACTGTATAGCGAGGGAAGGTGCCGCTTCATCCCCTTTCGCTTCAAGTGCGCTCTGCACCACCGAAatcttctgcctctgcgaaACGCATTCGGCATATGCAAAAGGAAAGACACACGTGTTGATTCATGCACGCTCCTCTCTCGTAGGCGGTTCACTCAGCCCGAGTGCGTCCACAAGTTTTCTCTGCAAAAGTCGTTCCCGAATTGAATTCGCGTTCCCCAGTTCACACGTCGGGCGGTTCCGCGTCCTGAGCGCGCACAACGTGTGACGCCAAATACACCTATGTAGGGCTCGTCCCTTTAGCCCGGCCGCACTGACACGCCGCTCAGGATATAGGCGTATATCTGCGGCAGCATTCAAGTAAGGAGGCACTCGTTCGCCGACAAGGGACACACAGTGCCCTGACGCGCATTCCCAACAAAACGTCCATAAATTCCCTGGTGCTGCTCCGGGATTTGTTTCGTAACGGACGGGCgctgcgggctcgccgcAACTGACTCTCGTGCTCGTACGTAGAGGCAGTGTCGATGATATGGCTGCCCtcccctctcttctccctcccaGCACGTGGTGACATCTATTTCCCTGGATACCAAAGTCTGCTCTGAGTTGCGCAGCGTTTTGACATCTTCCCACAAGTTCCTTGTTGCCGCCAAGCGGCGGTAGTTGTTCTTGCGTCAGGAATACGAGGACCTTTCTCGGATGTCGGCACCCTGGCTGCACTTCACTCGCGGGGCACGAGGCCCCGCAGCCACTTGAGGCCGCTTCAGTGCGCCCTCAACTCCGCCATATCAGTGTTTCGCATCCTTCTCGTCCCGTCCCACAATGGGTAGACTTCGgctcgcgtccctcgcgtCGTGTGCCGCACACGGACGGGGGGAGCCGTTCGCGCGCGGATGCGAAGACGCTGCCCCGTTGTGCCCGCTGACTCCTCCTCTGTTGCCGTCGAAGAGGGTTCTGGAATCAAGCGCTTGGCGACCTATGACCCGCACGGAGTCTCCATCTCTCCCGTTCGCCGCTAATATGCATTGCCTATCTGATGCGGAGCCTCCGTCGTGGACGCCATCGGTGCGGCGTTCTCGTGCGTTTCCCTGAAGTTCAATGGAGCCGTCACGACAATTTTGGTCGCGACGCTCTCCGTTTGCTGAAGCTCGCCTGTCGTCGTAAAGCCCCCCGGGGACCAGCGGCGACGGATAGGGAATGGAaaacgcgcgcggcttcgccccgccgcccgcacTCGGAAATGCAAGGGCGAGTTCATCATCGTCGGCTGTGTCTCCATCTGTCGCTTCCCTAACAGACCCCACACGCTTGGGTTCAGGCGAAAAGCTGCTGGCCCCGCGGGCCTTCCAGCCCTCGTAGGCCAGGCCGCCGCTTCGGGCTGAGTCGTGGACGGGGAGAAAGACGGAGTGCGAGGGACTCGCGCGGTAAGTGTCCGTGGAGGCCCCGTTTCGAACTGACGGCGTAtacgaggcggcgcgaggtcCCAAGCCCAGCAACGAACTCGACGGTGTGGCCGTCTCCAAAGACGCCAGCGAGCGAtacgccgccagccgctcacgcatgcggcgcgcggtCTGGTGTCGCTTCTCGATGTCGTGACGAGAGGGACAAATGAAATACGCCACCGTCCACATGATAGCGAAAACCAGCAAGCACCCCCATTCCACCCACTGCTGTCCGGTAGTTGGAGCCGCGCACTTTCGGcactgcagaaaaaaacagagaaaccCCACGAAGAACAGAATGGAGGGACGAGAGGCCTGCCAGAGACACGTGACCGAAAACCCCTACTCTTCAAAGGATCCGCATCACCTGGCTTAGATGCcccgagacgcagagacggccTCTTCCACGAGCTGACATGCGTCGTGGCAGTGCTGGCAGTGCACGCAGTCTGTGTGCGCCTGCACCAGCTCACCCTATAAGGACATACGAAACGCACGCATTCCCAAACAAGactcagcagcagcggccagGAAACAGAGGCCGGTCGCAGGAGACTCGTGGGTTAGACGGCGAGTGCGGGGAAGAGACACCGGTGGGAATGCAAGACGGCTAGGGGTCACGAGAAAAGCTTACCAGTGCCCGTGGGATATGCGAACACACCATCCATACCAGCGACACTGTGAACCCGAAGCCGTAGATCATGTACAcgagggcctgcagcggcagctctcgcgcttcttgcTGCAGAGCTTCGCGTTCCTCTGCGCTCATGGGGGTCTCCGCAGgcccgtctgcgtcgccgcctcgggcTCGCCCTCCTGCCTGGCGACCACGCCCTGGTATCTCTCCGCACTCGCTGCAATCTtgtgcgccttcgccgtcgagggGTCGCCGGCCGACAGACCCGCGCCTGCCCCCGGGATCTCGCTGTCCCCCCCCGTTCGTGTCTTGCCGTGTGGCGCCAGAGCATGCAGCAGAGCAGCTGTTGGGCTGCGCACCGACGTGGATCACCGGCACTGCGCTgtgaaggcggcggctcaAAGTCGTCGCAGCCAAGCCGCGATAAAAGAGAAAATAGATCACGGCAATCTGAAAACAAAGCGAGACACGATTACCGCCAAATAGCTGCGCCTTCGACGCTCCGAGCCGCAAGCAGACGTATAGCGAATCGACAGCCTTGCAGGCGCGTGGGCTCCGACGCCAGCGGCACGCAGCGGGTCACAAACGAAGACGCGAGGGCGTTGCaagggagaaaaggaagCCCAAACGACTCTAAGGCAGGGACTGTGCTCGCGCCAAGTCATCCTGGGGGCAAGAACCAGGAAGAGCGCTGCCACCGCGACCGTGGacacgacgcgccgcccgacTATTA contains:
- a CDS encoding hypothetical protein (encoded by transcript BESB_005760), whose amino-acid sequence is MRQFSSHGAASAQPPPPAAERRSLSPLHSQPRSRWALFSRLFACGGARDRGGRGEEGGQPSVYEALREAVAQWSEGSSRCFCFGLHVVPTDVVVLGFLLLLILLHVSLFLAFWVGAILKADRNLLDKGLDASSKPKMQTPGSTVEPLDPVAAEFRDAVIPYTYAAFLTLATAMPVFVIAVIYFLFYRGLAATTLSRRLHSAVPVIHVGAQPNSCSAACSGATRQDTNGGGQRDPGGRRGSVGRRPLDGEGAQDCSECGEIPGRGRQAGGRARGGDADGPAETPMSAEEREALQQEARELPLQALVYMIYGFGFTVSLVWMVCSHIPRALCRKCAAPTTGQQWVEWGCLLVFAIMWTVAYFICPSRHDIEKRHQTARRMRERLAAYRSLASLETATPSSSLLGLGPRAASYTPSVRNGASTDTYRASPSHSVFLPVHDSARSGGLAYEGWKARGASSFSPEPKRVGSVREATDGDTADDDELALAFPSAGGGAKPRAFSIPYPSPLVPGGLYDDRRASANGERRDQNCRDGSIELQGNARERRTDGVHDGGSASDRQCILAANGRDGDSVRVIGRQALDSRTLFDGNRGGVSGHNGAASSHPRANGSPRPCAAHDARDASRSLPIVGRDEKDAKH
- a CDS encoding hypothetical protein (encoded by transcript BESB_005750), producing MEWGAVSNLRTGGVIAVLIFCGVTSFHVVASSVPGSSPYIPEHETDIPLGDSDVLSSLDTTGSGTLHSAPAPQEAIEEDRQPDGDGRLTAERGAGAEVPSTKRLVGIGVSSALASALFYLLSRGARQASENAWFVWEEARPATAYATVAEALLAATLFSAIGGASAVAQGVHKRRQEAKRRRREQLRKEAHASLVEDRASVTATSDTIPAPETADGRMPELELVEENRRSWISPTQRSRVTHKPPGNAAVASTLLLGLAAAAGGAGVTLQRRQPLNYSSIEGNARKNVVAGLFFGTAAVSLYHLFRQLRARRAAARNTADKA